A region from the Parasphingopyxis sp. CP4 genome encodes:
- the dprA gene encoding DNA-processing protein DprA, translating into MSDAERAAKLRLARSRNIGPVTYRQLLARFPSAQDAIEAIPDLARRGGGRAPQLADMRLIEAEMAEVERLGASYLFLHTPPYPPPLGEIGAAPPVLIVRGDLTLLAKPIVGMVGARNASAAARRFARELAFALGDAGYVAASGLARGIDTAVHHGSIDSGTIAVIAGGIDIFYPPENQDLQLDIAERGVLVAEQPPGSEPKARHFPYRNRIIAGLGMGVIVVEAAPKSGSLITARQANEFGREVMAVPGSPLDPRAQGCNQLIRDGANLIQTVDDVLEILQPFGSAGAEQPEIRYRPEKVSADVEPHERSTVTELLGPVPVTVDEIIRQSGIAPNVVQTVLLELELAGRLERHAGGKVSLEQQP; encoded by the coding sequence ATGAGTGACGCGGAGCGGGCGGCCAAACTCAGGCTGGCCCGCTCGCGCAATATCGGCCCGGTTACCTATCGTCAGCTGCTCGCCCGTTTTCCCTCTGCACAGGACGCGATCGAAGCGATCCCGGATCTCGCCCGGCGCGGCGGCGGGCGCGCACCGCAACTTGCCGACATGCGGTTGATCGAGGCTGAAATGGCAGAGGTGGAGCGACTCGGTGCGAGTTACTTGTTCCTCCATACGCCGCCCTATCCGCCGCCGCTTGGCGAGATTGGTGCCGCCCCGCCCGTGCTGATCGTTCGGGGCGACCTGACACTGTTGGCCAAGCCGATTGTCGGGATGGTTGGTGCGCGCAATGCTTCTGCTGCTGCCCGACGGTTTGCGCGAGAGCTGGCCTTTGCCTTGGGTGATGCCGGCTATGTCGCAGCATCGGGCCTGGCGCGGGGGATCGACACCGCAGTCCATCACGGTTCGATCGATAGCGGCACTATCGCGGTAATCGCGGGAGGGATCGACATATTCTACCCGCCGGAGAATCAGGATCTCCAGCTCGATATTGCGGAGCGCGGCGTATTGGTCGCCGAACAACCACCCGGCAGCGAACCGAAGGCGCGGCACTTTCCCTATCGCAACCGGATCATTGCCGGCCTTGGTATGGGTGTGATTGTCGTTGAAGCCGCACCCAAATCCGGATCGCTGATTACAGCGCGCCAGGCCAATGAATTCGGTCGCGAGGTGATGGCCGTGCCGGGTTCGCCCCTCGATCCCAGGGCTCAAGGATGCAACCAGCTCATCCGTGATGGCGCTAACCTGATCCAGACCGTCGATGACGTGTTGGAGATTTTGCAGCCCTTTGGCAGTGCCGGTGCCGAACAGCCCGAGATACGGTATCGGCCCGAGAAAGTGTCAGCCGATGTCGAACCTCATGAACGCTCCACGGTGACGGAACTGCTGGGCCCAGTTCCGGTGACTGTGGACGAAATCATCCGGCAGTCTGGCATTGCGCCTAATGTGGTTCAGACAGTGCTACTAGAGCTCGAACTGGCCGGACGGTTGGAGCGCCATGCAGGAGGGAAGGTGAGTCTTGAACAACAGCCATGA
- the plsY gene encoding glycerol-3-phosphate 1-O-acyltransferase PlsY, whose amino-acid sequence MVLTKVTGAGDLRAIGSGNIGATNVLRTGNKGLAAATLLLDVAKGYLAVTLAPLLGASPADAMPLAAIGAFVGHCYPVWLKFNGGKGVATLLGIAVAFGWIYLAVFATVWLGIVAIFRISSLGGMSAALALPVTAIFQNNSQQMFLFAGLALLVLWKHRSNIGRLIRGQEPKVGASKNE is encoded by the coding sequence CTGGTGTTGACCAAAGTGACCGGGGCAGGGGATCTGCGCGCTATCGGGTCTGGCAATATCGGCGCGACGAATGTTTTGCGGACGGGGAATAAGGGCCTTGCCGCGGCAACGCTGCTGCTCGATGTCGCCAAAGGATATCTCGCTGTTACGCTGGCACCTTTGCTGGGCGCCAGTCCGGCCGACGCCATGCCGCTCGCGGCGATCGGTGCCTTTGTCGGCCATTGCTATCCGGTTTGGCTCAAATTCAATGGCGGCAAGGGCGTGGCGACATTGCTCGGCATCGCCGTCGCGTTTGGCTGGATTTATCTAGCGGTCTTTGCGACCGTCTGGCTCGGCATTGTTGCCATTTTCAGAATATCTTCGCTTGGGGGAATGAGTGCCGCCTTGGCTCTACCCGTTACGGCTATATTCCAGAACAACAGCCAACAGATGTTTCTGTTTGCTGGTCTGGCGCTGCTGGTGCTGTGGAAGCATCGCAGCAATATCGGCCGCTTGATACGGGGTCAGGAACCAAAGGTCGGCGCATCCAAGAATGAGTGA
- the murI gene encoding glutamate racemase translates to MQPDQPILLLDTGVGGLSILEPVRALLPHAPIAYALDQAGFPYGQKPEAELAARVPALLGRLVEHVDARLAVIACNTASVIALEPVRTALAIPIVGTVPAIKPAAALSETRTIGVLGTESTVRQPYVDNLSREFAADCTVIRHGSHRLVALAEQKLRGQTAPASDYAAVLDGLFSQAGGENIDTIVLACTHFPLIEEELAAAAPRPVRFVHGGDGIARRVAHLTEGQPWPAETRPGTGIFISDGSDIEPLRAGLAEYGLTRLETL, encoded by the coding sequence ATGCAGCCAGACCAACCTATACTATTACTCGACACAGGAGTCGGAGGATTATCAATCCTTGAGCCAGTCCGCGCGCTATTGCCGCATGCGCCCATTGCCTATGCGCTAGACCAGGCCGGCTTTCCCTATGGCCAGAAACCGGAAGCCGAACTCGCCGCGCGCGTCCCGGCTCTGCTTGGTCGTCTGGTCGAGCATGTCGATGCACGGCTCGCCGTGATCGCGTGCAACACAGCATCGGTCATCGCGCTCGAACCCGTGCGCACCGCGCTCGCCATCCCGATCGTTGGCACAGTGCCGGCGATCAAGCCCGCCGCCGCTCTGTCTGAGACCCGCACCATTGGCGTGCTCGGAACAGAATCGACCGTTCGCCAACCCTATGTCGACAATCTCTCCCGCGAATTTGCGGCCGATTGCACGGTGATCCGGCACGGCAGCCACCGGTTGGTTGCGCTCGCCGAGCAGAAACTGCGCGGTCAAACAGCACCGGCGAGCGACTATGCGGCGGTCCTGGACGGACTGTTCAGCCAGGCTGGCGGCGAAAATATCGACACGATCGTTCTCGCCTGCACCCATTTTCCGCTGATCGAAGAAGAGCTTGCCGCCGCCGCACCCCGCCCGGTCCGCTTTGTCCATGGCGGTGATGGGATCGCCCGCCGGGTCGCACACCTGACCGAGGGCCAGCCCTGGCCCGCAGAAACGCGGCCTGGCACAGGAATATTCATCTCTGACGGAAGCGACATTGAGCCGCTGCGCGCCGGGCTTGCCGAATATGGACTGACCCGGCTCGAAACACTTTAG
- the hemA gene encoding 5-aminolevulinate synthase — MDYQRVFSKAIERLHEEGRYRVFIDILRNKGAFPNARCFAGHNGPKPITVWCSNDYLSMGQHPKVIEAMEEALHDVGAGSGGTRNIGGNTHYHIELEEELADLHGKETALLFTSGYISNEATLTTLGKLLPGCVVFSDELNHASMIAGIRNAGCEKHVWRHNDLEHLEELLAAEDPETPKLIAFESVYSMDGDVAPISEICDLADKYNALTYCDEVHAVGMYGEHGGGITDRDGVADRVTIIEGTLAKAVGVMGGYIAADKMIVDVIRSYAPGFIFTTSLSPVLVAGALASVKHLKASSEEREAQQASAAMLKSMFSEAGLPVMDTTTHIVPLMVGDPIKAKRISDILLAEYGCYVQPINYPTVPRGTERLRFTPGPTHNEAMMRDLTKALVEIWDRMELRLAA, encoded by the coding sequence TTGGACTATCAGCGCGTATTTTCGAAGGCCATTGAGCGGCTTCATGAAGAAGGCCGTTACCGGGTTTTCATCGATATTCTGCGGAACAAGGGCGCATTTCCCAATGCCCGCTGCTTTGCCGGCCATAACGGCCCCAAGCCGATTACCGTCTGGTGCTCGAACGATTATCTGTCGATGGGCCAGCATCCCAAGGTGATCGAAGCCATGGAAGAAGCGCTCCATGACGTGGGCGCCGGATCCGGTGGCACGCGCAATATTGGCGGCAACACACATTATCATATCGAGCTGGAAGAAGAGCTGGCCGACTTGCACGGCAAGGAAACCGCCCTGCTGTTCACGTCAGGCTATATCTCGAATGAAGCAACGCTGACGACGCTGGGCAAACTCCTGCCCGGTTGCGTCGTATTTTCCGACGAACTCAACCATGCGTCAATGATCGCGGGCATCCGCAACGCCGGCTGCGAAAAACATGTCTGGCGCCACAATGATCTTGAACATCTCGAGGAGTTGCTGGCCGCCGAAGATCCGGAAACACCCAAGCTGATCGCGTTCGAAAGCGTCTATTCAATGGACGGCGATGTCGCGCCGATCTCCGAGATTTGCGATCTGGCCGACAAATATAACGCCCTCACCTATTGCGACGAAGTCCATGCCGTCGGCATGTATGGCGAACACGGTGGCGGCATCACGGATCGCGACGGTGTCGCTGACCGCGTAACGATTATCGAAGGTACGCTTGCCAAGGCGGTTGGCGTGATGGGCGGCTATATCGCGGCCGACAAGATGATCGTCGATGTAATCCGCAGCTATGCGCCCGGTTTCATCTTCACGACGAGCCTGTCACCGGTTCTTGTCGCCGGTGCTCTTGCCAGCGTCAAACATCTCAAAGCATCGAGCGAAGAGCGTGAGGCGCAGCAGGCATCTGCCGCCATGCTCAAATCAATGTTCTCTGAGGCCGGCTTGCCGGTGATGGACACGACAACCCATATCGTTCCGCTGATGGTTGGCGATCCGATCAAGGCGAAGCGGATCAGCGACATCCTGCTCGCCGAATATGGCTGCTATGTTCAGCCGATCAACTATCCCACCGTACCGCGCGGTACCGAGCGTCTCCGCTTCACCCCGGGGCCAACCCATAATGAAGCAATGATGCGCGATCTCACCAAGGCACTGGTCGAGATTTGGGACCGGATGGAGCTGCGCCTCGCGGCCTGA
- a CDS encoding nitroreductase — translation MEYDEVVRGRRSIRGFSDKPVTRETMEEIIELACRAPSSFNNQCWNFTVVTGDPLDAIRTGNTEGILAGKPDSREFRSFNKVPDEHRGRQIEIAKQLFGAMGIEREDKEGRQDWVLRGFRQFDAPVSVVVTYDKVILGSDIAPFDCGAVTNALVTAAWSRGLGCVINSQGIMQSPVVREHAGVPDDQVIMICVAMGYPDPDFPANAVYSHRKPLDETVRFVGFED, via the coding sequence ATGGAATATGATGAGGTAGTTAGAGGCCGTAGAAGCATCCGTGGCTTCAGCGATAAGCCCGTGACGCGCGAGACGATGGAAGAGATTATCGAGCTCGCCTGCCGCGCGCCGTCCAGCTTCAATAATCAGTGCTGGAACTTCACCGTCGTGACGGGCGATCCCCTCGATGCGATCCGCACGGGCAACACCGAGGGCATTCTCGCTGGCAAACCAGATTCTCGCGAGTTCCGCAGTTTCAACAAAGTGCCGGACGAACATCGTGGTCGCCAGATCGAGATTGCGAAACAGCTGTTTGGCGCAATGGGTATTGAGCGCGAAGACAAAGAAGGCCGGCAAGATTGGGTATTGCGCGGCTTCCGCCAGTTCGATGCACCGGTCTCTGTCGTTGTCACATATGATAAAGTGATTCTGGGATCGGACATCGCGCCCTTCGATTGCGGCGCGGTCACGAACGCGCTCGTCACGGCGGCCTGGTCGCGGGGCTTGGGCTGCGTGATCAACAGCCAGGGCATCATGCAGTCGCCGGTTGTCCGCGAACATGCCGGCGTGCCCGATGACCAGGTCATCATGATTTGCGTCGCGATGGGCTATCCTGATCCGGACTTCCCGGCCAATGCCGTCTATTCGCACCGCAAGCCGCTCGACGAGACGGTGCGCTTCGTCGGGTTCGAGGATTAA